One genomic segment of Armatimonadota bacterium includes these proteins:
- a CDS encoding aspartate aminotransferase family protein: MDPLLEEIYSLSPAAMRDAARHLMLGGGTRGLPVVRRGKGVRVYDVEGRSYIDCTSQSWAMYLGYANDEINRLLGEHLQSMSHVHQGVDTPMRYYLAQLVAEIAPGDLNRVSFTAGGGLAVEAAMKICLKNTERARDFICLYDSYHGTTLGSLGASWISTRSAGELVGGSRFLALTRPFIRVPNPYCYRCPLDLARERCGLACAKLFESTLRKGIAGNAAGFIVEPLQGSGGQVIPPVEYLREIRRICGEYRVPLIFDEIQTYCRIGEFFAAQYFGVTPDIIVLGKGFGAGLPIAATIISDKLKGFEGDGEELHTFANNSLAQVAAIKQIRMMQAGVLENARRMGDYVRTGLQALQREYPEIGDIRQAGLHVGVELVSDPQTKEPAVEAANAIRRATQAGGVILGKGGPCPHVLKIKPPLIISRDECDEVLSVLAGALKAVLRG, translated from the coding sequence ATGGACCCACTGCTGGAGGAGATCTACTCGCTGTCGCCGGCCGCCATGCGCGATGCCGCGCGGCACCTGATGCTGGGCGGAGGCACCAGGGGATTGCCGGTCGTCAGGCGCGGCAAGGGCGTGCGGGTCTATGACGTGGAGGGCCGCAGCTACATTGACTGCACCTCGCAGAGCTGGGCGATGTATCTCGGCTATGCAAACGACGAGATCAACCGGCTGCTGGGCGAGCACCTGCAAAGCATGTCCCACGTCCACCAGGGGGTGGACACGCCCATGCGCTATTACCTGGCGCAGCTGGTGGCCGAGATCGCGCCGGGCGATCTCAATCGGGTGTCCTTCACCGCCGGCGGCGGCCTCGCGGTCGAGGCGGCGATGAAGATCTGCCTCAAGAACACCGAGCGCGCGCGCGACTTCATTTGCCTCTATGATTCCTACCACGGCACCACCCTGGGCTCCCTGGGTGCGTCGTGGATTTCCACCCGCTCCGCGGGGGAGCTGGTCGGCGGCAGCCGCTTCTTGGCGCTGACGCGGCCGTTCATTCGCGTCCCCAATCCTTACTGCTATCGCTGTCCGCTCGACCTCGCGCGCGAGCGCTGCGGCCTGGCGTGCGCCAAGCTGTTCGAGAGCACTCTGCGCAAGGGCATCGCGGGCAACGCTGCGGGCTTCATCGTTGAACCCCTCCAGGGCAGCGGCGGGCAGGTCATACCGCCGGTGGAGTACCTGCGGGAGATCCGTCGCATCTGTGGCGAATACCGGGTGCCGCTGATCTTCGACGAGATCCAGACTTACTGCCGCATCGGCGAGTTCTTCGCCGCCCAGTACTTCGGCGTGACCCCCGACATCATCGTTCTGGGCAAGGGGTTCGGGGCGGGGCTGCCGATCGCGGCCACCATCATCTCGGATAAGCTCAAGGGCTTTGAGGGCGATGGGGAGGAACTGCACACCTTCGCCAACAACAGCCTGGCACAAGTGGCGGCCATCAAGCAGATCAGGATGATGCAAGCGGGGGTGCTGGAGAACGCGCGCAGAATGGGCGACTATGTCCGCACCGGCCTGCAGGCCCTGCAGCGCGAGTATCCGGAGATTGGGGACATCCGCCAGGCGGGCCTGCACGTGGGCGTGGAGCTGGTCTCGGATCCCCAAACGAAGGAGCCAGCGGTGGAGGCGGCAAATGCCATCCGTCGGGCGACGCAGGCCGGCGGTGTCATCCTGGGCAAGGGCGGCCCCTGCCCCCACGTGCTCAAGATCAAGCCCCCGCTGATCATTAGCCGCGACGAGTGCGACGAGGTGCTCAGCGTCTTGGCGGGAGCACTCAAGGCGGTCTTGCGAGGATAA
- a CDS encoding amidohydrolase family protein encodes MAWPVEIEAQLRREAAELDLFDASAWLGRTPAFPLMAEGTPELIADLHRRVGINGVLLSHWNAAEDCSQEPNQQLLQAVAGRDNWYAALAMQPLFPADPGVPAVNGADWSRKARAVRVFPASWHYALVDWCVGSLCEMLIEKRLPLFVLHTETTFQDLYDLAQRYPELVIVVEGQAQKILYHTRMVLPLMKACPNLHLEMSNYCTQGLIAYTVNELGAERLIFASFAPARDPLVPLGLLLQADITTEAKRAIAGANIRRMISEVRP; translated from the coding sequence ATGGCATGGCCTGTCGAAATCGAGGCGCAGTTGCGTCGAGAAGCCGCCGAGCTCGACTTGTTCGATGCCAGCGCATGGCTGGGGCGGACCCCGGCGTTTCCGTTGATGGCGGAGGGGACGCCGGAGCTGATCGCCGACCTCCACCGCCGCGTGGGCATCAATGGCGTCCTGCTGTCGCACTGGAACGCGGCGGAGGACTGCTCCCAGGAACCGAACCAACAACTGCTGCAGGCGGTCGCGGGCCGCGACAACTGGTACGCGGCGCTGGCAATGCAGCCGTTGTTCCCTGCGGATCCAGGGGTGCCCGCCGTGAACGGCGCGGACTGGTCGCGAAAGGCTAGAGCGGTTCGCGTCTTCCCGGCCAGTTGGCACTACGCCCTGGTTGACTGGTGCGTGGGGTCGCTGTGCGAGATGCTGATCGAGAAGCGTCTGCCCCTGTTTGTCCTACACACCGAGACCACCTTTCAAGACCTATACGACCTCGCCCAGCGCTATCCTGAACTGGTCATCGTTGTCGAGGGGCAGGCGCAGAAGATCTTGTACCACACCCGGATGGTGCTGCCGCTGATGAAGGCCTGCCCCAACCTCCATCTGGAGATGTCGAACTACTGCACCCAGGGACTGATCGCCTACACGGTGAACGAGTTGGGGGCTGAGCGGCTGATCTTCGCCAGCTTCGCGCCCGCCCGGGACCCGCTGGTGCCGCTGGGACTGCTGCTGCAAGCGGACATCACCACGGAGGCCAAACGCGCCATTGCCGGCGCCAATATCCGGCGCATGATCTCCGAGGTACGACCGTGA